From Sporosarcina sp. Te-1, the proteins below share one genomic window:
- a CDS encoding aldo/keto reductase produces MENGYRHFDSAQLYLNEEVVGNRIKKSSLPREDFFITTKLNTFEGFGGAEWAHAEIEKSLEKLQTDYIDLFLIHKPWDNDAEMVEAWTILEDYYNRGVFKSIGVSNFEKEHLDLLLENSSITPAVNQIKSQVGHWNDTLIAYNKSKGIATVAWSPLKGIDENAQQILEEIGNQYGKTYAQVVLRYQIERDVIIIPKSHNKERQAQCFAIFDFELTSADRDRIAAL; encoded by the coding sequence AGAAGTCGTTGGAAATAGGATAAAGAAATCCTCCTTGCCACGTGAAGATTTCTTTATCACGACGAAGCTAAATACGTTTGAAGGTTTTGGTGGTGCAGAATGGGCCCATGCTGAAATTGAAAAAAGCTTAGAGAAATTACAAACTGACTATATTGATTTGTTCCTGATCCATAAACCATGGGATAACGATGCAGAGATGGTGGAGGCATGGACTATTTTAGAAGACTACTATAACCGAGGGGTATTCAAGTCAATTGGCGTTTCGAACTTTGAAAAAGAACATCTTGATTTACTTCTTGAGAATAGCAGCATCACGCCAGCCGTCAATCAAATTAAATCGCAAGTCGGACATTGGAATGACACACTGATTGCTTATAACAAAAGCAAGGGGATTGCAACGGTCGCTTGGTCTCCATTAAAAGGAATCGATGAAAATGCCCAACAGATTTTAGAGGAAATCGGTAACCAATATGGAAAAACCTACGCCCAAGTTGTATTACGGTATCAAATTGAGCGGGATGTTATCATCATTCCCAAGTCTCATAATAAAGAGCGCCAAGCCCAGTGCTTTGCCATCTTCGACTTTGAACTGACTTCGGCCGATCGTGACCGTATTGCTGCTTTATAA